Proteins from a genomic interval of Phoenix dactylifera cultivar Barhee BC4 unplaced genomic scaffold, palm_55x_up_171113_PBpolish2nd_filt_p 000893F, whole genome shotgun sequence:
- the LOC120107533 gene encoding uncharacterized protein LOC120107533, with protein sequence MGWFFRERRGPPWKQGWMEQVLSSSSLPPPSLVLIFAIVMLFLFLSWHIDYRTQLRRTEVGFRLLLFLLPVALIVVARFMLLDGRFLLRLPRPEQESIHRAGSSPWGVALLLLVLLLMISYQSSFHSQWFRPLWRVD encoded by the coding sequence ATGGGGTGGTTCTTTCGTGAGAGGAGAGGACCCCCATGGAagcaagggtggatggagcagGTCCTGTCCTCGagctccctccctcctccctctcttgtcctcatcttCGCGATCGTGAtgctcttcctctttctctcatGGCACATAGACTACCGGACTCAGCTGCGCCGCACCGAGGTCGGCTttcgcctcctcctcttcctcctccccgtCGCGCTCATTGTCGTCGCCCGTTTCATGCTTTTGGATGGCAGGTTCTTGCTCCGGCTGCCGCGGCCTGAGCAGGAGTCGATCCACCGGGCCGGCAGCTCGCCATGGGGGGTGGCGCTGCTGCTGCTCGTGCTCTTGTTGATGATCTCCTATCAGTCTTCCTTCCACTCTCAGTGGTTCCGCCCGTTGTGGAGGGTGGATTAG